Proteins encoded together in one Impatiens glandulifera chromosome 1, dImpGla2.1, whole genome shotgun sequence window:
- the LOC124919912 gene encoding adenylosuccinate lyase-like, which yields MELTAPCSRTVNSHRLHYTVSSAGFHLQRSISVSSHNLNSSFPNLKAISRSKSCRCEAVIIDRTNNQAPLEKMKSMSHDHELSSLTALSPLDGRYWNKVKQLAPYMSEYGLIRYRVLVEIKWLLKLSQIPEVTEVPLFSDEAQSFLQDLIDRFSENDALEIKNIEKVTNHDVKAVEYFLKQRCESNPEVAKVLEFFHFACTSEDINNLAHALMLKEALSVVMIPVIDELIKSICNLAKTNSRIPMLSRTHGQPASPTTLGKEMAIFAVRLCRERQELSKTKVMGKFAGAVGNYNAHISAYPEIQWPQVAQEFVESLGLTFNPYVTQIETHDYMAKLFHTMVQFNNILVDFDKDVWGYISLGYFKQITKAGEIGSSTMPHKVNPIDFENSEGNLGKANAVLSFLSTKLPISRWQRDLTDSTVLRNMGEGLGHSLLAYRSTLQGIGKLQVNEAKLFEDLNQTWEILAEPIQTVMRRYGVPEPYEKLKELTRGRVVTKERIREFIENLELPSVAKDNLLKLTPHTYIGAAVELAENVDDEVSSLMKS from the exons ATGGAGTTGACAGCACCTTGTTCAAGGACTGTGAACAGTCATCGTCTTCATTACACTGTCTCCTCTGCCGGATTCCACCTCCAGCGAAGCATATCAGTATCATCTCATAACCTAAACTCTTCATTTCCAAATTTGAAGGCAATTTCTCGCAGCAAGAGTTGCCGTTGTGAAGCAGTTATCATTGATCGAACCAATAACCAGGCTCCTTTAGAGAAG aTGAAGAGCATGTCTCATGATCATGAGCTCTCAAGTTTGACTGCGTTGTCGCCTTTGGATGGTCGGTACTGGAATAAGGTTAAGCAGTTGGCTCCTTATATGAGTGAGTATGGACTTATTCGCTACAGAGTACTAGTTGAG ATCAAATGGTTGCTGAAGCTGTCACAGATTCCTGAGGTTACTGAAGTTCCACTTTTCAGTGATGAAGCTCAGTCTTTTTTGCAAGATTTGATTGATAGGTTCTCTGAGAATGATGCTTTGGAAATAAAGAATATTGAGAAAGTGACGAACCATGACGTGAAAGCTGTTGAGTACTTCTTGAAACAGAGATGTGAATCGAATCCTGAGGTTGCAAAG GTTCTTGAGTTTTTCCATTTTGCCTGCACTTCTGAGGACATAAACAATCTAGCTCATGCATTGATGCTGAAAGAAGCTTTAAGTGTCGTTATGATCCCTGTGATAGATGAATTGATCAAGTCAATTTGTAACTTGGCAAAAACAAATTCCCGTATTCCTATGTTGTCTAGGACTCATGGACAG CCTGCTTCACCTACAACACTTGGGAAGGAAATGGCTATTTTTGCTGTTCGGTTGTGCAGAGAAAGGCAAGAACTCTCTAAAACTAAAGTGATGGGTAAATTTGCTGGTGCAGTGGGCAATTACAATGCACATATTTCTGCATATCCTGAAATCCAATGGCCTCAAGTGGCACAGGAATTTGTGGAATCTCTTGGGTTGACTTTCAACCCATATGTCACTCAG ATTGAGACTCATGACTATATGGCAAAACTTTTCCACACTATGGTCCAATTCAACAACATTTTAGTTGATTTCGACAAAGATGTCTGGGGATACATATCATTAGGTTATTTTAAGCAG ATAACCAAGGCTGGGGAGATTGGGTCCTCAACCATGCCTCacaaagtgaatccaattgaCTTTGAGAATAGTGAAGGCAATCTTGGCAAGGCTAATGCGGTTCTATCTTTTCTAAGCACAAAATTACCTATTTCGCGATGGCAG CGTGACTTGACCGATTCAACAGTTTTGAGGAATATGGGAGAAGGTCTAGGACATTCCCTGCTTGCGTATAGAAGCACATTGCAGGGTATTGGGAAGCTCCAG GTCAATGAAGCAAAATTGTTTGAAGACTTGAACCAAACTTGGGAGATCCTGGCTGAGCCAATTCAGACA GTGATGCGAAGATATGGAGTGCCAGAACCGTATGAGAAGCTGAAAGAGCTAACGAGAGGAAGAGTAGTGACGAAAGAGCGTATAAGGGAGTTCATTGAGAATTTGGAACTGCCTTCTGTTGCAAAGGACAACCTCTTGAAGTTGACCCCACATACCTATATAGGAGCGGCGGTTGAATTAGCTGAGAATGTCGATGATGAGGTAAGCTCATTGATGAAGTCATGA